The following coding sequences lie in one Cupriavidus sp. WKF15 genomic window:
- the ubiG gene encoding bifunctional 2-polyprenyl-6-hydroxyphenol methylase/3-demethylubiquinol 3-O-methyltransferase UbiG yields MTSPTQALPPSAGNSAGRNADPKEIDKFSELAHRWWDPNSEFKPLHDLNPLRLGWIDGIAGLAGKKVVDIGCGGGILSESMARLGAQVRGIDLSSKALRVADLHSLESGVAINYEEIAAEALAAREPGSVDVVTCMEMLEHVPDPASIVQACATLVRPGGHVFVSTINRNLKAYLMAIVGAEYILQMLPRGTHDYEKFITPSELARFARNAGLDLIEVCGMSYNPLSQVYSLGRDTDVNYMMAFRRVVE; encoded by the coding sequence ATGACGTCGCCTACGCAAGCCTTGCCGCCCTCCGCGGGCAACTCCGCCGGCCGGAACGCCGATCCCAAGGAAATCGATAAATTCAGCGAGCTGGCTCACCGCTGGTGGGATCCGAACAGCGAGTTCAAGCCACTGCATGACTTGAACCCGTTGCGCCTGGGCTGGATTGACGGCATTGCCGGGCTGGCCGGCAAGAAAGTAGTCGACATCGGCTGTGGCGGCGGCATCCTGTCCGAGAGCATGGCCCGGCTAGGCGCCCAGGTGCGCGGCATTGACCTGTCAAGCAAGGCCTTGCGCGTGGCCGACCTGCACAGTCTGGAATCCGGTGTTGCGATCAACTACGAGGAGATCGCCGCTGAAGCGCTGGCCGCTCGCGAACCGGGCAGCGTTGATGTCGTGACTTGCATGGAAATGCTCGAACATGTGCCCGACCCCGCGTCCATCGTCCAGGCCTGCGCCACCCTGGTTCGTCCCGGCGGCCATGTCTTCGTGTCCACCATCAATCGCAACCTGAAGGCCTACCTGATGGCCATCGTGGGCGCCGAGTACATTTTGCAGATGCTGCCGCGCGGTACGCACGACTATGAAAAGTTCATCACGCCTTCCGAACTCGCGCGCTTTGCCCGCAATGCCGGACTGGACCTCATCGAGGTATGCGGCATGAGCTACAACCCGCTCTCCCAGGTTTATTCGCTGGGCCGCGACACGGACGTGAACTACATGATGGCCTTCCGCCGGGTGGTCGAATGA
- the pheA gene encoding prephenate dehydratase → MTSEDNNTAREETQQNGASPSEAERALGAELAPLREQIDKVDRELLAMLNRRAQLALDVGEVKKKYGAPVFRPERELQVIRKVQAANPGPLLGESVASIWREVMSACRGLEKPLEIAFLGPAGTFSEQALYAHFGHEVSGVPCPSIDEVFRAVEAGTVEYGVVPVENSTEGAVSRTLDLFLQTSLKISGEIALKVHHNLMASSPDMKGVKVVRAHAQALAQCQHWLTANYPHLERQAVSSNAEAARMASEDPTVAAIAGESAANRYHLHIIRPHIQDDPHNRTRFAVIGRYETEPSGSDQTSMILSVPNKAGAVYQLLAPLAENGVSMCRFESRPARSGAWEYYFYVDVEGHQHEPAVARAIETLRRNAAYLKVLGSYPSSK, encoded by the coding sequence ATGACAAGCGAAGACAACAACACCGCGCGCGAGGAGACGCAGCAGAACGGTGCTTCCCCGAGCGAGGCGGAGCGCGCCCTCGGCGCTGAACTGGCCCCCCTGCGCGAGCAGATCGATAAGGTGGACCGCGAACTGCTGGCCATGCTGAACCGGCGCGCGCAGCTTGCACTCGATGTCGGCGAAGTGAAGAAGAAGTACGGTGCCCCGGTGTTTCGCCCGGAGCGCGAGCTGCAGGTGATTCGCAAGGTGCAGGCCGCCAATCCGGGGCCGCTGCTAGGCGAGAGCGTTGCGTCGATCTGGCGTGAGGTGATGTCGGCCTGCCGTGGACTGGAAAAGCCGCTCGAAATTGCTTTTCTCGGTCCGGCTGGCACATTCTCCGAACAGGCCCTCTACGCCCACTTTGGTCATGAAGTGAGCGGGGTGCCATGCCCTAGCATCGACGAGGTGTTCCGTGCCGTGGAGGCGGGCACCGTCGAGTACGGCGTGGTTCCGGTGGAGAACTCGACCGAGGGCGCGGTGTCGCGCACGCTTGACCTGTTCCTGCAGACCTCGCTGAAGATCAGCGGCGAGATTGCGCTGAAGGTGCACCATAACCTGATGGCCTCGTCGCCTGACATGAAGGGCGTCAAGGTGGTGCGCGCGCATGCGCAGGCGCTGGCGCAGTGCCAGCACTGGCTCACCGCGAACTATCCGCACCTTGAGCGGCAGGCCGTATCGAGCAATGCCGAGGCCGCGCGCATGGCGAGCGAAGACCCGACGGTCGCGGCCATTGCCGGTGAATCGGCGGCCAATCGCTATCACCTGCATATCATTCGCCCGCATATCCAGGACGATCCGCACAACCGCACGCGTTTTGCCGTGATCGGCCGGTACGAGACCGAGCCGTCGGGCAGCGACCAGACCTCGATGATCCTGTCGGTGCCAAACAAGGCGGGCGCGGTCTACCAGTTGCTGGCCCCGCTGGCAGAGAACGGCGTGTCGATGTGCCGCTTCGAGTCGCGCCCGGCGCGCAGCGGCGCCTGGGAGTACTACTTCTACGTCGATGTCGAAGGCCACCAGCATGAGCCCGCGGTCGCGCGTGCGATCGAGACGCTGCGGCGCAATGCCGCCTACCTGAAGGTGCTGGGGTCGTACCCGTCCAGCAAGTAA
- a CDS encoding prephenate dehydrogenase/arogenate dehydrogenase family protein: MSALHFSRIVIVGVGLIGGSLALALKRAGVVGTVVGVGRSPASLQKALDLGVIDEAASLEDAVRDASLVVLCAPVAQNFALLHALEPHLGPGTIVTDAGSTKSDVIMAAKTALGDKVAQFVPAHPIAGRELNGVEAALADLYVGKKTVLCPLQENSRADVAAVRAMWESAGAECHVMSAVQHDAVFAAVSHLPHVLSYALVAQVGNAEDAALKLAFAGGGFRDFTRIAASSPEMWRDICVANREALLRELNTYQSVLAHLRTQIEKGDGAALERIFSRASKTRLQWGADRAAAANTEP; the protein is encoded by the coding sequence GTGAGCGCTCTGCATTTTTCCCGTATTGTGATTGTCGGTGTCGGCCTGATTGGCGGTTCGCTCGCGCTCGCGCTCAAGCGCGCGGGCGTAGTCGGCACGGTGGTTGGCGTGGGCCGGTCGCCGGCATCGCTGCAGAAGGCGCTTGACCTTGGTGTCATCGACGAAGCCGCTTCGCTGGAAGACGCCGTGCGCGACGCCAGCCTGGTCGTGCTGTGCGCGCCGGTGGCACAGAATTTCGCGCTGCTGCATGCGCTGGAGCCGCACCTGGGGCCGGGCACCATCGTGACGGATGCCGGCAGCACCAAGTCCGACGTGATCATGGCGGCCAAGACGGCGCTTGGCGACAAGGTGGCCCAGTTCGTTCCGGCCCACCCGATCGCGGGCCGCGAACTCAATGGCGTCGAGGCTGCGCTGGCCGACCTCTATGTCGGCAAGAAGACCGTGCTGTGCCCGCTGCAGGAGAACTCGCGTGCCGACGTGGCCGCGGTGCGCGCGATGTGGGAAAGCGCCGGTGCCGAGTGCCACGTCATGTCCGCCGTGCAGCACGATGCGGTGTTCGCCGCGGTCAGCCATTTGCCGCACGTGCTGTCCTACGCGCTGGTTGCGCAGGTCGGCAACGCCGAGGACGCGGCGCTCAAGCTTGCCTTCGCCGGTGGCGGCTTCCGTGACTTCACGCGCATTGCGGCATCGTCGCCGGAAATGTGGCGCGATATCTGTGTCGCCAACCGCGAGGCGCTGCTGCGCGAACTGAACACCTACCAGTCGGTGCTGGCGCACCTCAGGACGCAGATCGAGAAGGGCGACGGCGCTGCGCTGGAGCGCATTTTTTCGCGTGCGAGCAAGACCCGCCTGCAATGGGGCGCGGACCGAGCGGCCGCGGCCAATACTGAACCCTGA
- the ompA gene encoding outer membrane protein OmpA: MKKFAKLALVAATAVMAASAQAQSVPYEKKAVNDNWGNGTSEYVWKNGTNELCWRDSSWTPATANALCDGALAPAAAPAPAPAPVAPPVVSSEKVTFAADTLFDFDKAVLKPEGKAKLDDLVSKLQGITLEVIIAVGHTDSFGSDKYNDRLSIRRAESVKAYLVSKGVEANRVYTEGKGKRQLKVDAKSCKGTRKAQIACQQPNRRVEVEVVGTRSAR, translated from the coding sequence ATGAAAAAATTTGCCAAGCTCGCGCTCGTTGCAGCTACCGCAGTAATGGCTGCATCCGCTCAAGCCCAGTCCGTCCCCTATGAAAAGAAGGCCGTGAATGACAACTGGGGCAACGGTACGAGCGAGTACGTGTGGAAGAATGGCACGAACGAGCTCTGCTGGCGCGACAGCTCCTGGACCCCGGCTACCGCCAACGCCCTGTGCGACGGCGCCCTGGCCCCGGCCGCTGCTCCGGCACCGGCACCGGCACCGGTTGCTCCGCCGGTCGTCTCCAGCGAGAAGGTCACTTTCGCAGCTGACACCCTGTTCGACTTCGACAAGGCCGTCCTGAAGCCGGAAGGCAAGGCGAAGCTGGACGATCTGGTGTCGAAGCTGCAAGGCATCACCCTGGAAGTCATCATCGCCGTTGGCCACACCGACTCGTTCGGTTCGGACAAGTACAACGATCGCCTGTCGATCCGTCGTGCTGAATCGGTCAAGGCTTACCTGGTGAGCAAGGGCGTTGAAGCCAACCGCGTGTACACCGAAGGCAAGGGCAAGCGTCAGCTGAAGGTCGATGCGAAGTCGTGCAAGGGCACCCGCAAGGCACAGATCGCCTGCCAGCAGCCGAACCGTCGCGTGGAAGTCGAAGTGGTCGGCACCCGCAGCGCACGTTAA
- the serC gene encoding 3-phosphoserine/phosphohydroxythreonine transaminase translates to MNDPQTPALAGMQRALAERVFNFSPGPAALPAEVLQQAAEEMLSWHGKGMSVMEMSHRSKEFEGILAEAVADLRELLHIPKNFRILFLQGGAIGENAIVPLNLMRLRDAERPKADFVVTGAWSVKTEQETRRYGEVNIAASSADRKFTNVPPVAGWKLSDDAAYVHLCTNETIGGVEFHEIPDIGQDQGRIVVADASSHILSRPVDWSRVQVMYGGAQKNIGPAGVTIVIVREDLLGHAHPLCPSAFNWRLVAEHDSMYNTPPTYAIYIAGLVFKWLKRQGGVPAIEQRNIAKAKALYDFLDQSDFYRNEIDPHCRSRMNVPFFLADESRNEAFLQQARANGLLQLKGHKSVGGMRASIYNAMPIEGVYALIDFMREFERAAA, encoded by the coding sequence ATGAACGATCCACAGACTCCTGCTCTCGCTGGCATGCAGCGCGCATTGGCCGAACGTGTCTTCAACTTCTCGCCCGGTCCGGCGGCACTGCCTGCCGAAGTGCTGCAACAGGCTGCCGAGGAAATGCTGTCATGGCACGGGAAGGGCATGTCGGTCATGGAAATGAGCCATCGCAGCAAGGAGTTCGAAGGGATTCTGGCGGAAGCCGTGGCGGACCTGCGCGAACTGCTGCACATCCCCAAGAACTTCCGCATCCTGTTCCTGCAAGGCGGCGCCATCGGCGAGAACGCGATCGTGCCGCTGAACCTGATGCGTCTGCGCGATGCAGAGCGCCCGAAGGCGGATTTCGTGGTGACCGGGGCGTGGTCGGTCAAGACCGAACAGGAAACCCGGCGCTATGGCGAAGTCAATATTGCCGCATCGAGCGCTGACAGGAAGTTCACCAATGTTCCCCCAGTAGCCGGCTGGAAGCTGTCAGATGACGCGGCTTACGTGCACCTCTGCACCAATGAAACCATCGGTGGCGTGGAGTTTCACGAAATTCCAGACATTGGGCAGGACCAGGGGCGCATCGTGGTGGCGGACGCATCGAGCCACATCCTATCGCGCCCGGTCGACTGGTCGCGCGTGCAGGTCATGTATGGCGGCGCGCAGAAGAATATCGGCCCCGCCGGCGTGACCATCGTGATCGTGCGCGAGGACTTGCTTGGCCACGCCCATCCGCTATGCCCGTCGGCATTCAACTGGCGCCTGGTGGCGGAGCATGACTCCATGTACAACACGCCGCCGACCTACGCCATCTACATTGCGGGCCTCGTGTTCAAGTGGCTCAAGCGTCAGGGCGGTGTACCGGCCATTGAACAGCGCAATATTGCCAAGGCAAAGGCGTTGTACGATTTCCTCGACCAGAGCGATTTTTATCGCAACGAGATCGATCCGCATTGCCGTTCGCGCATGAACGTGCCGTTCTTCCTCGCTGACGAAAGCCGCAACGAGGCATTCCTGCAGCAGGCCCGCGCCAACGGTCTGCTGCAGCTCAAGGGCCACAAGTCCGTGGGCGGCATGCGCGCCAGCATCTACAACGCGATGCCGATCGAAGGCGTATATGCGCTGATCGACTTCATGCGCGAGTTCGAACGCGCCGCTGCCTGA
- a CDS encoding DUF2061 domain-containing protein, which produces MAKTLTFGILHLGIAFSVTYALTGSLAVSGAVTFIEPAINTVAHYFFDRYWDQRERRHAPAQADGAALSS; this is translated from the coding sequence ATGGCCAAGACCCTGACGTTCGGCATCCTGCACCTCGGCATCGCCTTCAGCGTGACCTACGCGCTGACCGGCAGCCTGGCTGTCAGCGGCGCGGTCACATTCATCGAGCCCGCCATCAATACTGTGGCGCACTACTTCTTCGATCGCTACTGGGACCAACGGGAGCGCCGGCATGCACCGGCGCAGGCGGACGGCGCGGCGCTCAGCTCGTAA
- the gyrA gene encoding DNA gyrase subunit A: MDPFAKETLPVSLEEEMRRSYLDYAMSVIVGRALPDVRDGLKPVHRRVLYAMHELNNDWNRAYKKSARIVGDVIGKYHPHGDTAVYDTIVRMAQDFSLRYMLVDGQGNFGSVDGDNAAAMRYTEIRLSKIAHEMLHDIDKETVDFDPNYDGSEKEPAILPARIPNLLINGSSGIAVGMATNIPPHNLNEIVDGCLHLLRNPQATIDELIELIPAPDFPTAGIIYGIQGVREGYRTGRGRVVMRARTHFEDIDRGQRQAIIVDELPYQVNKRTLLERIAELVTDKKVEGISDIRDESDKSGMRVVIELKRNEVPEVVLNNLYKNTQLQDTFGMNMVALVDRQPRLLNLKQMLEYFLAHRREVVTRRTVFELRKARERGHVLEGLAVALANIDEFIAIIKAAPTPPIAKQELMTKSWDSGLVREMLARAETDTPGGRASYRPDGLPAVFGMQADGLYRLSDSQAQEILQMRLQRLTGLEQDKIVQEYREVMAIIADLLDILARPERITTIISDELTAIRAEFGDERRSQIELNATELDTEDLITPQDMVVTLSHSGYMKSQPISEYRAQKRGGRGKQATATKEDDWIDTLFVANTHDYILCFSNRGRLYWLKVYEVPQGSRNSRGRPIVNMFPLSDGEKINVILPVRQFDAEHFIFMATARGTVKKTALTEFSNPRKAGIIAVDLDEGDYLIGAAVTDGQHDVMLFSDAGKAVRFDENDVRPMGRQARGVRGMNLDDGQAVIAMLVAPAETAETAEQAEAASPGSVLTATENGYGKRTPIAEYTRHGRGTKGMIAIQTSERNGRVVAAALVSPEDEIMLITTGGVLIRTRVAEIREMGRATQGVTLINVDEGTKLSGLQRIVESDADNGSGSEEAEEADDADTDANS, from the coding sequence ATGGATCCATTCGCAAAAGAAACCCTTCCGGTCTCCCTCGAAGAGGAAATGCGCCGCTCGTATCTGGATTACGCAATGAGCGTGATCGTGGGCCGGGCGCTTCCCGATGTACGAGATGGCTTGAAGCCGGTGCACAGGCGCGTGCTCTATGCGATGCATGAGCTCAACAACGACTGGAACCGGGCCTACAAGAAATCGGCCCGTATCGTGGGTGATGTGATTGGTAAGTATCACCCGCACGGCGACACTGCTGTATACGATACGATCGTCCGCATGGCGCAGGATTTCTCGCTGCGCTACATGCTGGTCGACGGCCAGGGGAATTTCGGTTCGGTGGATGGGGATAACGCAGCAGCAATGCGTTATACAGAAATCCGCCTCTCGAAAATCGCCCACGAGATGCTGCACGACATCGACAAGGAAACTGTCGATTTCGATCCGAACTATGACGGTTCGGAAAAAGAGCCCGCTATTCTCCCGGCGCGAATTCCGAATTTGCTTATCAATGGTTCGTCGGGTATTGCGGTCGGCATGGCCACCAATATCCCGCCGCATAACCTGAATGAAATCGTCGACGGCTGTCTTCACCTGCTGCGCAATCCGCAGGCTACGATAGATGAGCTGATTGAATTGATTCCCGCGCCCGATTTCCCGACTGCCGGCATTATCTACGGCATCCAGGGCGTGCGCGAAGGCTACCGTACGGGGCGTGGCCGCGTCGTCATGCGTGCCCGCACGCACTTCGAGGACATCGATCGTGGTCAGCGCCAGGCCATCATCGTCGACGAGCTGCCGTACCAGGTGAATAAGCGCACGCTGCTCGAGCGGATCGCCGAACTGGTCACCGACAAGAAGGTCGAGGGCATTTCGGACATCCGCGACGAGTCGGACAAGTCCGGCATGCGTGTGGTGATCGAACTCAAGCGCAACGAAGTGCCCGAGGTCGTCCTCAACAACCTATATAAGAACACCCAGCTTCAGGACACCTTCGGCATGAACATGGTGGCCCTGGTCGATCGCCAGCCGCGCTTGCTGAACCTGAAGCAGATGCTGGAGTACTTCCTGGCGCACCGTCGGGAAGTGGTCACCCGGCGCACGGTGTTCGAGCTGCGCAAGGCGCGCGAGCGCGGCCATGTGCTGGAAGGTCTTGCGGTCGCCCTGGCCAATATCGACGAGTTCATCGCCATCATCAAGGCGGCGCCGACGCCACCGATTGCGAAACAGGAATTGATGACGAAGTCCTGGGATTCCGGGCTCGTCCGCGAGATGCTGGCGCGTGCAGAAACCGATACTCCGGGTGGCCGGGCATCGTATCGTCCGGACGGCTTGCCGGCCGTGTTCGGCATGCAGGCCGACGGTCTGTACCGGCTCTCGGACTCGCAGGCGCAGGAAATTCTGCAAATGCGGCTGCAACGCCTCACCGGTCTGGAGCAGGACAAGATCGTCCAGGAATACCGCGAAGTGATGGCGATCATCGCTGATCTGCTTGATATCCTGGCGCGCCCGGAACGCATTACCACCATCATCTCCGACGAACTGACTGCCATCCGCGCAGAATTCGGCGATGAGCGCCGCTCACAGATCGAGCTGAACGCGACTGAACTGGATACCGAGGACCTGATCACCCCGCAAGACATGGTGGTCACGCTGTCCCACAGTGGCTATATGAAGAGCCAGCCGATCTCCGAGTATCGCGCGCAGAAGCGCGGCGGACGTGGCAAGCAGGCGACGGCCACCAAGGAAGACGACTGGATCGACACGCTGTTCGTTGCCAATACCCACGACTACATCCTGTGCTTCTCGAACCGGGGCCGTCTGTATTGGCTGAAGGTCTATGAGGTGCCGCAGGGGTCACGCAACTCGCGCGGCCGGCCGATCGTCAATATGTTCCCGCTGTCTGATGGCGAGAAGATCAACGTCATCCTGCCGGTGCGCCAGTTCGATGCAGAGCACTTCATCTTTATGGCCACGGCCCGTGGCACGGTCAAGAAGACAGCGCTGACGGAGTTCTCCAATCCGCGCAAGGCCGGCATCATCGCCGTGGATCTGGATGAGGGTGATTACCTCATCGGCGCGGCGGTCACAGACGGCCAGCACGACGTGATGCTGTTCTCGGACGCCGGCAAGGCCGTGCGTTTCGACGAGAACGATGTGCGCCCGATGGGCCGTCAGGCGCGCGGCGTGCGCGGCATGAACCTCGACGACGGGCAGGCGGTGATCGCCATGCTCGTGGCCCCGGCCGAAACCGCCGAGACCGCCGAGCAGGCCGAAGCGGCTTCGCCTGGCAGCGTGCTGACCGCCACGGAGAACGGCTACGGCAAGCGCACCCCCATCGCCGAGTACACTCGACACGGGCGCGGCACCAAGGGCATGATTGCGATCCAAACGAGCGAGCGCAATGGCCGTGTGGTAGCCGCTGCACTTGTTTCGCCCGAAGATGAAATCATGCTGATCACTACGGGTGGCGTTCTGATCCGTACGCGTGTGGCCGAGATCCGTGAAATGGGGCGTGCCACGCAGGGCGTCACGCTGATCAACGTCGACGAAGGTACCAAGCTCTCGGGCCTGCAGCGCATCGTGGAAAGCGATGCCGATAACGGTTCCGGCTCGGAAGAGGCGGAAGAGGCCGACGACGCTGATACCGATGCCAATTCGTAA
- a CDS encoding DUF2059 domain-containing protein, producing MLKTYRRIAVLAAFVPTFMVAQHAHAQDADKTAAIKELLSVMQADQAVKGQADNWQQGAKQEAPLVLEQVLVENKTLSDKQKQAAVEKLKKNGAVQRMVDGAGTAFNTDGFRKDAIQAHYDAFGKYYSTQEIKDLTTFLKSPTGQKFMANQGKATQEIWGSMMQKYGPQVGKSMRDAAEKEISAAAK from the coding sequence ATGCTCAAGACCTATCGACGTATCGCTGTTCTGGCTGCTTTCGTTCCGACGTTTATGGTGGCGCAACATGCCCATGCCCAGGACGCGGACAAGACGGCAGCCATCAAGGAACTGCTTTCCGTCATGCAGGCCGACCAGGCTGTGAAGGGCCAGGCCGACAACTGGCAGCAAGGCGCCAAGCAGGAAGCTCCGCTTGTGCTGGAACAGGTACTGGTCGAGAACAAGACGCTGAGCGACAAGCAGAAGCAGGCCGCCGTCGAGAAGCTGAAGAAGAACGGCGCGGTGCAGCGCATGGTGGATGGCGCCGGTACGGCGTTCAACACCGACGGCTTCCGCAAGGACGCCATCCAGGCTCACTATGACGCCTTCGGCAAGTACTACAGCACCCAGGAAATCAAGGACCTGACCACGTTCCTGAAGTCGCCGACCGGCCAGAAGTTCATGGCCAACCAAGGCAAGGCGACCCAGGAGATCTGGGGTTCGATGATGCAGAAGTATGGTCCGCAAGTCGGCAAGTCGATGCGCGATGCCGCCGAAAAGGAAATCTCGGCTGCCGCGAAGTAA
- the hisC gene encoding histidinol-phosphate transaminase: protein MAEQGKQGGKVLFGPDYVRAISPYVAGKPISEVVREFGLEEASIVKLASNENPLGMPESARHAVAAAIAELGRYPDSNGFELKAALAAKLGVPQDWLTLGNGSNDILELAAHALVTPGQSVVYAEYSFAVYALATQEIGARAIEVKARDYGHDLEAMAAAIAPDTRLVFIANPNNPTGTFAPAAALEALLAKVPAHVAVVLDEAYNEYLDDDQQYDSVAWVRRYPNLLVSRTFSKAYGLAGLRIGYAVAQPELTDLLNRVRQPFNVNSAAQAAAVAALGDTAFLQRSAELNRAGKAQLIDAFSRLGLESVPSSGNFVLVRVGDDDDAGARVNLALLRQGVIVRPVGNYGLPRWLRVTIGLPDENAAFIAALECALK, encoded by the coding sequence ATGGCAGAGCAAGGCAAGCAGGGCGGCAAGGTACTGTTCGGCCCGGATTACGTCAGGGCAATCTCGCCCTACGTGGCGGGCAAGCCGATTTCCGAGGTCGTGCGCGAGTTCGGTCTCGAGGAGGCAAGCATCGTCAAGCTCGCGTCGAACGAGAACCCGCTGGGCATGCCGGAGTCCGCCAGGCACGCGGTGGCCGCGGCGATTGCCGAACTGGGGCGCTATCCCGACTCGAACGGCTTTGAACTGAAGGCGGCGCTTGCCGCAAAGCTCGGTGTACCGCAGGACTGGCTCACGCTGGGCAACGGCAGCAACGACATCCTTGAACTGGCCGCGCATGCGCTGGTCACGCCGGGGCAGTCGGTGGTGTACGCCGAATACTCGTTTGCGGTCTATGCCCTGGCCACCCAGGAAATCGGCGCGCGTGCGATCGAGGTGAAGGCTCGCGACTATGGCCATGACCTCGAAGCGATGGCCGCCGCGATCGCGCCCGATACCCGCCTGGTATTCATCGCCAACCCGAACAATCCGACCGGGACTTTCGCGCCCGCGGCGGCACTGGAGGCGCTCCTGGCCAAGGTGCCCGCTCACGTGGCCGTGGTGCTGGACGAGGCTTACAACGAATACCTCGACGACGACCAGCAATATGATTCGGTGGCGTGGGTGCGCCGCTATCCGAACCTGCTGGTGTCGCGCACCTTTTCCAAGGCATACGGGCTGGCAGGCCTGCGCATCGGCTATGCCGTGGCGCAGCCGGAGCTGACCGATCTGCTGAACCGTGTTCGCCAGCCGTTTAATGTCAACAGCGCGGCGCAGGCCGCGGCTGTCGCCGCGCTTGGCGACACGGCGTTCCTGCAGCGCAGTGCCGAGCTGAACCGCGCGGGCAAGGCTCAGCTCATCGACGCCTTCTCACGCCTCGGGCTCGAGTCGGTACCATCGTCCGGCAACTTCGTGCTGGTGCGCGTTGGCGATGACGATGACGCCGGTGCACGCGTCAACCTGGCGCTGCTCAGGCAGGGCGTGATTGTCCGCCCCGTGGGCAACTACGGCTTGCCGCGCTGGCTGCGTGTCACGATCGGCTTGCCCGACGAGAATGCCGCGTTCATCGCGGCACTGGAATGCGCGCTCAAGTGA
- the aroA gene encoding 3-phosphoshikimate 1-carboxyvinyltransferase: MEHLTLAPLTRAAGTVRLPGSKSISNRVLLLAALAGGETRVRDLLDSDDTRVMLQALKTLGVAWRQESGDYIVTGSGGNFPVKAAELFMGNAGTAIRPLTAALALQGGDYKLSGVPRMHERPIGDLVDGLRQVGADIGYLGNEGYPPLHIRPAQIRIDAPIRVRGDVSSQFLTALLMTLPMAQAASGRIEIEVVGELISKPYIEITLNLLARFGIDVERQGWERFIVPAGAVYRSPGEIFVEGDASSASYFLAAGAIGGGPVRVEGVGMASIQGDVRFAEALNRMGANVMAGDNWIEVRGTERDDGRLHGIELDCNHIPDAAMTLAVAALFAEGTTTLTNIASWRVKETDRISAMATELRKLGAQVEEGADYLKVAPPAQWQTPADGIGTYDDHRMAMCFSLAAFGPLPIRINDPACVAKTFPDYFTVFGGITS; this comes from the coding sequence ATGGAACACCTGACGCTTGCCCCCCTTACCCGCGCCGCGGGCACGGTCCGTCTGCCCGGCTCGAAGAGCATCTCCAACCGCGTGCTGTTGCTGGCCGCGCTGGCCGGCGGCGAGACGCGCGTGCGCGACCTGCTCGACTCCGACGACACCCGCGTCATGCTGCAGGCGCTGAAAACGCTCGGCGTGGCGTGGCGCCAGGAAAGTGGCGACTATATCGTCACCGGCTCGGGCGGCAATTTTCCGGTCAAGGCGGCGGAACTGTTCATGGGCAACGCGGGCACCGCGATCCGTCCGCTGACTGCTGCGCTCGCGCTGCAGGGCGGCGACTACAAGCTGTCGGGCGTGCCGCGCATGCATGAGCGGCCCATCGGAGACCTCGTCGATGGCCTGCGCCAGGTCGGCGCGGACATCGGCTACCTCGGTAATGAAGGCTATCCGCCCTTGCATATCCGTCCCGCGCAGATCCGCATCGACGCGCCGATCCGCGTGCGCGGCGACGTGTCGAGCCAGTTCCTGACGGCGTTGCTGATGACCTTGCCCATGGCGCAGGCGGCCAGCGGCAGGATCGAGATCGAAGTGGTCGGCGAGCTGATCTCCAAGCCGTATATCGAGATCACGCTCAACCTGCTCGCGCGCTTTGGCATCGATGTGGAACGGCAAGGCTGGGAGCGGTTCATCGTGCCGGCCGGGGCGGTCTACCGGTCGCCGGGCGAGATCTTTGTCGAGGGCGATGCTTCGTCGGCGTCCTATTTCCTCGCGGCCGGTGCTATCGGCGGTGGTCCGGTGCGCGTGGAGGGCGTGGGCATGGCGAGCATCCAGGGGGACGTGCGCTTTGCCGAGGCGCTCAACCGGATGGGCGCCAATGTGATGGCCGGCGACAACTGGATCGAGGTGCGCGGCACCGAACGCGATGACGGACGGCTGCACGGCATCGAACTCGATTGCAACCATATTCCCGATGCCGCCATGACGCTCGCGGTGGCCGCGCTGTTCGCCGAAGGCACGACGACGCTGACCAATATTGCCAGCTGGCGCGTCAAGGAAACCGACCGTATCTCGGCGATGGCGACCGAGTTGCGCAAGCTCGGTGCGCAGGTGGAGGAGGGGGCGGACTACCTCAAGGTGGCGCCGCCCGCGCAGTGGCAGACGCCGGCCGATGGCATTGGCACCTATGATGACCATCGCATGGCGATGTGTTTCTCTCTGGCCGCGTTCGGTCCGCTGCCGATCCGGATCAATGACCCGGCCTGCGTGGCCAAGACGTTCCCGGACTACTTCACGGTGTTTGGCGGCATTACGAGCTGA